Proteins encoded in a region of the Acomys russatus chromosome 14, mAcoRus1.1, whole genome shotgun sequence genome:
- the Hmg20a gene encoding high mobility group protein 20A isoform X1: MNERREQLRAKRPEVPFPEITRMLGNEWSKLPPEEKQRYLDEADRDKERYMKELEQYQKTEAYKVFSRKTQDRQKGKAHRQDAARQATHDHEKEAEVKERSVFDIPIFTEEFLNHSKAREAELRQLRKSNMEFEERNAALQKHVESMRTAVEKLEVDVIQERSRNTVLQQHLETLRQMLTSSFASMPLPGSGEIPTVDTIDSYMNRLHSIISANPQDNENFIATVREVVGRLDR, encoded by the exons ATGAACGAGCGTAGAGAACAGCTTCGAGCGAAGAGACCAGAGGTCCCATTTCCAGAGATCACCAGGATGCTGGGCAATGAGTGGAGTAAACTGCCTCCCGAGGAGAAACAG CGCTACCTTGATGAAGCAGACAGAGATAAGGAGCGTTACATGAAGGAGCTGGAGCAGTATCAGAAGACCGAGGCCTACAAGGTCTTCAGTAGGAAAACCCAGGACCGCCAGAAGGGCAAAGCGCATAGGCAAG ATGCAGCCCGACAGGCCACTCATGATCATGAG AAAGAAGCAGAGGTAAAGGAACGCTCTGTTTTTGACATTCCTATATTTACAGAAGAATTCCTGAACCACAGCAAAG CTCGTGAGGCAGAGCTCCGGCAGCTTCGTAAATCCAACATGGAGTTTGAAGAAAGGAATGCAGCCCTACAAAAGCACGTGGAGAGCATGCGCACAGCGGTGGAGAAGCTGGAGGTGGATGTGATCCAGGAGCGGAGCCGAAACACTGTCCTTCAGCAGCACCTAGAGACCCTGCGGCAGATGTTGACCAGCAGCTTTGCCAGCATGCCGCTGCCTG GAAGTGGAGAAATACCAACCGTGGACACCATTGACTCGTACATGAACAGACTGCACAGTATAATTTCAGCTAATCCCCAAGACAACGAAAACTTCATAGCTACAGTCCGAGAGGTTGTGGGCAGGCTTGATCGCTAA